The proteins below are encoded in one region of Apium graveolens cultivar Ventura chromosome 4, ASM990537v1, whole genome shotgun sequence:
- the LOC141720706 gene encoding remorin-like has translation MTQQVEDSTKPECETPEVVVAPAPAPVTETTQDKAIVPVTPPPEDKPDESKALAIVQKTPEPVAEKAAEGGSVNRDKVLERVATEKRLSLIRAWEESEKSKAENKAQKNLSAVGSWENSRKATIEADLKKIEEKLEKKKAVYVEQLKNKIAAIHKAAEEKRAMIEAKQGEDLLLAEEKAAKYRATGTGPKKLFGCF, from the exons ATGACTCAACAAGTTGAAGATTCCACCAAGCCTGAGTGTGAGACTCCTGAGGTTGTGGTTGCTCCAGCTCCAGCTCCTGTTACTGAAACTACACAAGACAAAGCTATTGTTCCTGTCACTCCTCCACCCGAGGATAAACCCGATGAATCTAAAGCTCTAGCAATCGTCCAAA AGACACCTGAGCCTGTTGCGGAAAAGGCTGCTGAGGGTGGTTCTGTTAACAGAG ACAAGGTGCTTGAGCGCGTTGCTACAGAGAAGAGGTTGTCCTTGATCAGAGCATGGGAAGAAAGTGAGAAATCCAAAGCAGAAAACAA AGCTCAAAAGAATTTATCTGCGGTGGGATCATGGGAGAACAGCAGAAAAGCAACCATAGAAGCTGATCTGAAAAAGATTGAG GAGAAACTAGAGAAGAAGAAAGCAGTGTATGTTGAGCAACTGAAGAACAAAATAGCCGCAATCCACAAGGCAGCAGAAGAAAAGAGGGCGATGATTGAAGCGAAGCAGGGGGAAGATTTGTTGTTGGCTGAAGAGAAGGCAGCCAAGTACCGTGCTACTGGTACCGGTCCAAAGAAACTCTTTGGATGTTTTTAA